One window from the genome of Echinicola vietnamensis DSM 17526 encodes:
- a CDS encoding acyl-CoA desaturase: protein MILIVFFLLHWYFSLFCQSFFLHRYAAHQMFIMNKFWEKFFYLFTWACQGSSYLSPRAYAILHRMHHAYSDTPKDPHSPHHTENLFTMMWKTKNIYNDYFSFRLKPEERFSKDVPDWKKFDLMADSMFVRVAWGLIYVAIYVLSISVFELAGTHWWMYFLLPIHFLMGPVHGAIVNWSGHKYGYANFDNNDQSKNSLLLDVLMLGELFQNNHHKLPNRPNFAVKWYEFDPTYPVVKLLHFTRIIKLRTT, encoded by the coding sequence GTGATACTAATCGTATTCTTCCTTCTTCACTGGTATTTCTCGCTGTTTTGCCAGAGTTTCTTTCTGCACCGGTATGCAGCACATCAGATGTTCATCATGAACAAGTTTTGGGAAAAGTTCTTTTACCTTTTCACTTGGGCTTGTCAAGGCAGTTCTTATTTGTCTCCTAGGGCTTATGCGATCCTACACCGGATGCACCATGCCTATAGCGACACCCCAAAAGATCCCCATAGCCCACATCATACGGAGAACCTCTTTACCATGATGTGGAAGACTAAAAATATTTATAACGATTATTTCAGCTTTAGGCTCAAGCCTGAAGAAAGGTTTTCCAAGGATGTTCCCGACTGGAAAAAATTTGACCTGATGGCGGACAGTATGTTTGTCCGTGTGGCCTGGGGATTAATCTACGTAGCGATCTATGTGCTGAGCATAAGTGTTTTTGAATTGGCCGGTACACATTGGTGGATGTACTTCCTACTACCGATCCACTTCTTGATGGGACCTGTACATGGCGCCATTGTAAACTGGAGTGGACACAAGTACGGTTACGCTAATTTTGACAATAACGATCAATCCAAAAACAGCTTGCTACTGGATGTACTTATGCTAGGTGAATTGTTCCAAAACAACCACCATAAATTGCCAAATCGTCCCAACTTTGCCGTAAAGTGGTATGAATTTGACCCTACTTACCCTGTGGTGAAATTATTGCACTTTACACGCATCATTAAGCTGAGAACGACCTGA
- a CDS encoding deoxyhypusine synthase family protein, with product MKITEFLKHNYRHFNAAALIDAADGYKAHLDNNGKMMVTLAGAMSTAELGISLAEMIRQDKVQIITCTGANLEEDVFNLVAHDYYERVPHYRQLSPQEEQDLLDRHMNRVTDTCIPEMEAMRRIENVILEEWVKADRAGESYFPHEFFYKILLSGKLEKDYQIDPKNSWLLEAAKKNLPIIVPGWEDSTLGNMFAGHVITGDVKNVHTVKTGIQYMMYLAEWYTENATDDSTVGFFQIGGGIAGDFPICVVPMLHQDLQRENVPLWGYFCQISDSTTSYGSYSGAVPNEKITWGKLGIDTPKYIIESDATIVAPLVFAIVLDQ from the coding sequence ATGAAAATAACAGAATTTCTCAAACACAACTACAGACATTTTAATGCTGCCGCTTTGATCGATGCAGCAGACGGCTACAAGGCCCATTTGGACAATAACGGTAAAATGATGGTGACCCTTGCCGGGGCCATGTCCACTGCAGAATTGGGAATTTCTCTAGCAGAGATGATCCGTCAGGACAAAGTACAGATCATCACCTGTACCGGGGCTAACCTCGAAGAGGATGTTTTTAACCTGGTGGCGCATGATTATTATGAGCGAGTACCACATTATCGTCAGCTTTCACCACAAGAGGAACAGGATTTGCTAGACAGACACATGAACAGGGTGACGGATACCTGTATTCCGGAAATGGAAGCGATGAGGAGGATAGAAAATGTCATTTTGGAGGAATGGGTAAAAGCCGACCGTGCAGGCGAAAGCTATTTCCCTCATGAGTTTTTCTATAAAATCTTGCTTTCGGGAAAACTGGAAAAGGATTATCAGATAGACCCTAAAAACAGTTGGCTGCTAGAAGCGGCCAAAAAGAACCTTCCGATCATCGTACCGGGATGGGAAGATTCTACACTGGGCAATATGTTTGCAGGACATGTGATCACAGGAGATGTGAAAAATGTCCATACCGTTAAAACCGGTATTCAGTACATGATGTATCTGGCAGAGTGGTATACCGAAAATGCTACCGACGACAGTACGGTAGGCTTCTTCCAGATAGGAGGAGGGATTGCGGGAGATTTTCCGATCTGTGTGGTGCCGATGCTTCATCAGGATTTGCAGCGAGAAAATGTACCGCTTTGGGGGTATTTCTGCCAAATTTCCGACTCGACTACTTCATATGGTTCTTATTCTGGCGCCGTGCCGAATGAAAAAATCACATGGGGTAAGCTGGGGATCGACACGCCAAAATACATCATCGAATCTGATGCGACCATTGTGGCCCCATTGGTATTTGCGATTGTATTAGATCAATAA
- a CDS encoding BlaI/MecI/CopY family transcriptional regulator, producing MRELTRAEEQVMQILWDIEKGFVKDILAKMSSPKPAYNTVSTIIRILEKKGFVKHKAYGKSHEYFPIVTKDQYRSFSIKNLLTGYFGGSFSKLASFFAKDENLDIKELEKLMNEVKDDVK from the coding sequence ATGAGAGAGTTAACAAGAGCAGAGGAACAAGTAATGCAAATCCTGTGGGATATCGAGAAAGGCTTTGTCAAGGATATCCTGGCCAAAATGTCATCACCCAAACCCGCCTACAACACCGTTTCTACCATTATCAGGATTTTGGAAAAGAAAGGTTTTGTGAAACACAAAGCCTATGGAAAGTCCCATGAATACTTCCCTATCGTCACAAAAGACCAATACAGAAGTTTCTCTATCAAGAACCTATTGACAGGTTATTTCGGCGGTTCATTTTCAAAGCTGGCATCTTTCTTTGCCAAGGACGAAAACCTGGACATTAAAGAATTGGAAAAATTAATGAATGAGGTAAAAGACGATGTAAAATAA
- a CDS encoding OmpA family protein, with the protein MSVTRKLTSAFLKASTVPVLAFCAFTPSLGQGVYALKQVNTPYDEQQPVLSAQEELFLSVAFHPENTGGSRDYGDVWYSKKDEFNQWQAAKPVASLSTEGYDLFIGFPDDQTALVYHDGKKKPHGIHLYRRTGETDWKYEYQLDFGSFKNNGKSFSARLHPSGEILVMAMNTYGTFGNEDIYVSFKQSEGKWSVPKNIGADVNSFEQEMTPFLSDDRQVLYFSSNGHGTGEGRDIYYSQRLDDSWERWSKPKMLQDDINSRGVELSYFIDPNSPYTAFVTTTQNSEGYGDILMRRKEEIVLEEVTPVEDERFLAANFPVSDRSSVSVTNAAEVVPETPEEPKVPETPAQPTIEEERPAAVSEEQGQEVEIAQESAAVQVEEAKNVEEVPMAEAEEEQAPSMDAARTNSMIKVSALDKNTNAEIPYKITFKNANGDKLGIDEGLKGAHELALRENTAKVTVSSENYLPETILVTDFRDKELVMLTPADKGTSLVLQEVLFKKGTAELADQNSLTYIDQLVDFMKENPSKKIRLEGHTDNVGNAALNKQLSMERAGSIRDYMVDHGVAFERIMLRGLGGSEPIADNNTAAGREKNRRVEMVVID; encoded by the coding sequence ATGAGCGTAACAAGAAAACTAACATCAGCATTTCTAAAAGCAAGCACGGTACCCGTGCTTGCTTTTTGTGCATTTACACCATCTTTAGGACAGGGTGTTTATGCCCTAAAACAAGTCAATACTCCCTATGATGAGCAGCAGCCCGTGTTGTCTGCCCAGGAAGAATTGTTCCTTAGTGTAGCCTTCCATCCAGAAAATACCGGCGGCAGCCGGGATTATGGTGATGTTTGGTACAGCAAGAAGGATGAATTCAACCAATGGCAAGCGGCTAAACCTGTGGCCAGCCTGAGTACCGAAGGTTACGACCTTTTTATCGGTTTTCCTGATGACCAGACGGCCTTGGTGTATCATGATGGGAAAAAGAAACCCCACGGTATTCACCTGTACCGGCGCACGGGAGAGACGGATTGGAAATATGAATACCAGCTTGACTTTGGCAGTTTTAAGAACAATGGCAAAAGCTTTAGCGCCCGATTGCATCCATCTGGAGAGATTCTAGTCATGGCCATGAATACGTATGGAACTTTTGGCAATGAGGATATTTATGTGAGCTTCAAGCAATCTGAAGGGAAATGGTCTGTCCCAAAGAATATTGGCGCCGATGTCAACAGTTTCGAACAGGAAATGACGCCTTTTTTGTCGGATGATAGACAGGTGTTGTACTTTTCTTCCAATGGGCATGGAACCGGTGAAGGCAGGGATATTTACTATTCCCAGCGCCTCGATGACTCGTGGGAGCGGTGGAGCAAGCCCAAAATGCTACAAGATGATATCAATTCCAGGGGCGTGGAACTGTCGTATTTTATCGACCCCAATAGCCCGTATACGGCTTTTGTCACTACCACCCAAAACAGTGAAGGGTATGGTGACATCCTCATGAGAAGGAAAGAGGAAATCGTGTTGGAAGAAGTGACTCCTGTGGAAGATGAAAGGTTTTTGGCAGCGAATTTCCCCGTGAGCGATCGCAGCTCCGTATCCGTGACCAATGCCGCCGAGGTGGTTCCGGAAACCCCTGAGGAACCGAAAGTGCCAGAAACACCTGCACAGCCCACAATAGAAGAGGAGAGGCCTGCTGCAGTTTCCGAGGAGCAAGGACAAGAAGTTGAAATCGCTCAGGAAAGTGCAGCCGTACAAGTCGAAGAAGCGAAAAACGTGGAGGAGGTACCCATGGCAGAAGCCGAGGAAGAGCAAGCGCCTTCCATGGACGCCGCAAGAACCAACTCGATGATCAAGGTCAGTGCATTGGATAAAAACACAAACGCTGAGATTCCCTATAAAATAACGTTTAAAAATGCCAATGGTGATAAGCTTGGGATTGATGAAGGGCTAAAGGGGGCTCATGAGCTGGCGTTACGGGAAAATACCGCTAAAGTGACCGTTTCTTCTGAAAACTACCTTCCTGAGACGATCTTGGTCACCGATTTCAGGGACAAGGAACTGGTCATGCTGACCCCGGCTGATAAAGGTACCAGTTTGGTGCTGCAAGAAGTGTTATTCAAGAAGGGAACAGCGGAATTGGCCGACCAAAATTCCCTGACCTATATCGATCAATTGGTGGATTTTATGAAAGAAAATCCTTCCAAGAAGATCAGGTTGGAAGGACATACGGATAATGTAGGGAATGCAGCACTCAACAAGCAATTGTCCATGGAAAGGGCTGGATCCATCAGGGATTATATGGTAGATCACGGGGTCGCTTTTGAACGGATCATGTTACGTGGACTGGGCGGCAGTGAGCCGATTGCTGATAACAACACGGCGGCAGGAAGAGAAAAAAACAGGCGTGTGGAAATGGTCGTGATTGACTAA
- a CDS encoding SRPBCC family protein encodes MKILKTILLSILGLALLVLIAAFFVPRELNVEKSVMINRPVEEVFEYVKMLKNQNSFSVWMTIDPKMEKTYEGKDGTVGAITKWDSQHQDVGKGEQEITTLEANKRIDYELRFIKPFESTAQAYMVTESTSAHQTKVIWGFHGESKYPMNLVQKVMGIEKMLGDQLQQGLDTLKDQMEGSF; translated from the coding sequence ATGAAAATTCTTAAAACCATCTTGCTTTCAATCCTCGGACTAGCACTTTTGGTGCTGATTGCCGCTTTTTTTGTACCGAGGGAATTGAATGTCGAAAAAAGTGTAATGATCAATCGTCCGGTAGAAGAAGTTTTTGAATATGTAAAAATGCTCAAAAACCAGAACTCATTTTCCGTCTGGATGACGATAGATCCCAAAATGGAAAAGACCTACGAAGGAAAGGACGGCACGGTGGGGGCCATCACCAAGTGGGACAGCCAGCACCAAGATGTGGGCAAAGGTGAACAAGAAATTACAACCCTTGAGGCCAATAAAAGAATCGATTATGAGCTGAGGTTCATCAAGCCTTTTGAATCCACTGCCCAGGCCTATATGGTCACCGAAAGCACTTCTGCCCACCAAACCAAAGTGATCTGGGGCTTTCATGGCGAAAGCAAATACCCAATGAACCTCGTCCAAAAGGTGATGGGCATTGAAAAAATGTTAGGAGACCAGCTTCAACAGGGGCTGGATACGCTTAAAGATCAAATGGAAGGCTCATTTTAG
- a CDS encoding OmpH family outer membrane protein: MKNISKALGILGMAAILFTACNQGNQGTSTSSDDSKGSTMDLSEVKIAYINTDSVINNYQFFKDKSDEISEKGKRYESELANRAKGFEQEVANFQQSAQNMTPNQSRAKQEDLMKKEQNLMTYRNNLMQELSADETNLYNEVYDKIQEFMKGYAEENGLEMVLSYTRGGGVWYAHEAMDVTKDVTKGLNEAYKAGDTAAPAEAEKDSTAAGE, from the coding sequence GTGAAAAACATTAGCAAAGCATTAGGCATTTTAGGAATGGCTGCAATTCTTTTTACAGCCTGTAACCAAGGAAACCAAGGAACCTCTACAAGCTCTGATGATTCCAAGGGCAGTACAATGGATTTAAGTGAAGTGAAAATTGCTTATATCAATACCGATAGTGTGATCAATAACTATCAATTTTTCAAGGACAAGTCCGATGAGATCTCCGAGAAAGGAAAACGTTATGAGAGCGAGTTGGCCAATCGTGCAAAGGGATTTGAGCAGGAGGTAGCCAATTTTCAGCAATCTGCTCAAAACATGACACCGAACCAATCCAGGGCCAAGCAGGAGGATTTGATGAAGAAAGAGCAAAACCTGATGACCTATAGGAACAACTTGATGCAAGAGCTTTCTGCCGATGAGACCAACCTTTACAATGAGGTATACGATAAAATTCAGGAATTCATGAAAGGCTATGCGGAAGAAAATGGCTTGGAGATGGTGCTGAGCTATACCCGAGGTGGAGGGGTATGGTATGCCCATGAGGCCATGGATGTCACCAAGGATGTGACCAAGGGCCTAAATGAAGCGTATAAAGCAGGGGACACTGCTGCTCCAGCAGAAGCAGAAAAAGACAGTACAGCTGCAGGTGAATAA
- a CDS encoding 30S ribosomal protein THX: MGKGDMKSKRGKIHNGTFGKSRPRKNQNIATKKEQSQATK; the protein is encoded by the coding sequence ATGGGCAAAGGAGATATGAAATCCAAAAGAGGTAAAATCCACAACGGAACCTTTGGTAAAAGCAGACCACGAAAAAATCAAAATATCGCTACGAAAAAAGAGCAATCGCAAGCCACCAAGTAA
- a CDS encoding histone deacetylase family protein, translated as MLKIAWSPKYAHPLPAGHRFPMEKYELLPEQLLYEGTIAAHNLFEPNALSEEWIVGPHKAGYLQKLTELSLTKSEIRKTGFPLSAALVEREIHIMDGSVQGCLFALKHGIAMNIAGGTHHAFSDRGEGFCLLNDIAISANYLVQKKLAKQVLVVDLDVHQGNGTAEIFKDNPAVFTFSMHGAANYPLHKETSDLDVPLPDKVGDEFYIRKLKEHLPPLLDQVEPDFIIYQCGVDVLSTDKLGRLGVSIEGCKERDRLVLELAHQHELPIMCCMGGGYSEKISHIIEAHANTYRLAQELFF; from the coding sequence ATGTTAAAGATTGCTTGGTCTCCCAAATATGCCCATCCGCTGCCAGCAGGGCATAGGTTTCCGATGGAAAAATATGAACTGCTCCCAGAACAGCTGTTGTATGAAGGCACCATCGCGGCGCATAACCTTTTCGAACCTAACGCGCTGAGCGAGGAGTGGATTGTCGGCCCGCACAAAGCAGGCTACCTCCAGAAACTTACCGAACTGTCCCTTACCAAATCTGAAATCAGAAAGACTGGCTTTCCGCTAAGTGCTGCTTTGGTGGAGCGGGAGATTCACATCATGGATGGCTCTGTCCAAGGTTGTCTTTTTGCACTGAAACATGGGATAGCAATGAACATTGCCGGAGGCACCCATCATGCTTTTTCGGACAGAGGAGAAGGGTTTTGCCTGCTCAATGACATTGCCATTTCAGCCAATTACCTGGTCCAGAAAAAGCTGGCCAAGCAAGTGTTGGTGGTGGACCTGGATGTGCACCAAGGCAACGGGACGGCAGAAATTTTCAAAGACAATCCGGCAGTCTTTACATTCAGCATGCATGGTGCGGCCAATTATCCCCTGCACAAGGAAACATCGGATCTGGATGTGCCCTTGCCCGACAAAGTGGGGGATGAATTCTACATCAGGAAGCTTAAAGAACATCTCCCGCCGTTATTGGATCAGGTGGAGCCTGATTTTATCATCTATCAATGCGGCGTGGATGTCTTGTCCACCGATAAACTGGGACGATTGGGAGTGAGCATTGAAGGGTGTAAGGAGCGCGACCGTTTGGTGCTGGAACTGGCTCATCAGCATGAATTGCCCATCATGTGCTGCATGGGAGGAGGATATTCCGAAAAAATCAGTCATATCATTGAAGCCCACGCCAACACATACCGATTGGCCCAAGAGCTGTTTTTTTAA
- a CDS encoding M56 family metallopeptidase — protein MAHLIDYIWQSSFCLLFFFGIYWCFLRREKVFGFTRVFLLITPVLALLFPLIEIPVEFSKPTISLENTDFLQYLTAQEAKEDIAASYGLPEVTVESTKLPILLEWKDYLFLGYLVIALLLTFRLLWQFLQLRLLTEKGWYQTVFNLKSSYFLIPTFGLAPVFSFFNRLFWDDSQELRPEEKEHIIKHEIEHIRQGHSWDMMYYQVLSILFWFNPGIHLMRSALIDTHEYSADANVVKQAANKDTYTNLIVKIAFKGLDLPVGNYFIRSTTLKRIMMMKNNKKTNWFKLLMVVPLTGMLLGLVSMKTISTSGFFNTESSMSLANMKELIEQAQDTINVSTRVVHIPNPTHYEYVSDLKDGKVTAQLGNLQYEIGDISNDQEYADVMAMINVFKRHSNFIKKYDTQELHTSADKMPEAKGGMGEWNKFLSKNLKYPTQARKMGMTGDIYIEFVVSKAGEVLQPTLKKSLGMGLDDEILRIFSLESMPKWNPGIIDGKPVNTLMVLPIRFKLKGEVAKSSTFFSPPSYASDKEVFDVVENMPSPQGGMEGWTDYVSKNLIYPKTAQEKGVEGTVYVSFIVDEDGSLQNPKILRGIGSGADEEAMRLVANAPKWTPGQQRGKNVPVEMKVPIKFELNTKAIGTPQPNQLDDVVVVGYNTVSIKKDDNGRPQKPAIDSSGKFDEIGEDPLYVINGEEYPKEDISKVSPEDIKSINVLKGASAIEKYEDNGKHGVIEITLKEGVSLPKKQPASSIQKTKNSEPKLTLGADPIFMVDDAFTRKSELKNAYDPEDIESISILKNGDAINLYGKNAQNGVVLITTKNNP, from the coding sequence ATGGCACATCTGATCGACTATATCTGGCAGAGTTCATTCTGCCTGTTATTTTTTTTCGGGATATATTGGTGTTTCCTGAGGAGGGAAAAGGTTTTTGGTTTTACGCGGGTGTTTCTGCTAATCACCCCTGTGCTGGCCTTGCTTTTCCCCTTGATCGAAATCCCGGTGGAGTTTTCCAAACCCACCATATCCTTAGAAAACACGGACTTTTTACAGTATTTGACTGCTCAAGAGGCCAAAGAGGACATTGCGGCGAGTTATGGCCTTCCTGAAGTCACCGTCGAAAGCACCAAGCTTCCCATCCTGTTGGAATGGAAGGACTATTTGTTCTTGGGGTACTTGGTGATCGCCCTGTTACTCACCTTCCGACTGTTGTGGCAGTTTTTACAACTAAGGTTATTAACGGAAAAGGGCTGGTATCAAACTGTCTTCAATTTAAAAAGCAGTTACTTTTTGATTCCTACCTTCGGCCTGGCACCGGTTTTTTCTTTTTTCAATCGGCTATTTTGGGATGACAGCCAAGAGCTCAGGCCAGAAGAAAAAGAACATATCATCAAACATGAAATTGAACATATCCGGCAAGGGCATTCCTGGGATATGATGTATTATCAAGTGTTGAGCATTTTATTTTGGTTTAACCCGGGCATCCATTTGATGCGGAGTGCTTTAATTGACACCCACGAATATTCGGCAGACGCCAACGTGGTCAAGCAAGCTGCAAATAAGGATACCTACACGAATCTTATTGTCAAAATAGCATTTAAGGGACTAGATCTTCCTGTTGGCAACTATTTTATTAGATCGACAACCTTAAAACGCATTATGATGATGAAAAACAACAAAAAGACCAATTGGTTTAAGTTGCTGATGGTGGTGCCCCTTACGGGGATGTTACTGGGCTTGGTCTCCATGAAAACCATTTCCACTTCCGGTTTCTTCAACACAGAGTCAAGCATGAGCTTGGCTAATATGAAGGAGCTGATCGAGCAGGCTCAAGACACAATCAACGTAAGCACAAGAGTCGTGCACATTCCGAATCCTACCCATTATGAATATGTTTCGGATCTAAAAGACGGCAAAGTCACCGCCCAACTTGGAAACCTCCAATATGAAATTGGCGATATTTCCAATGACCAAGAATACGCTGATGTCATGGCTATGATCAATGTATTCAAGCGACACAGCAACTTCATCAAAAAATATGACACGCAGGAGCTCCATACCTCTGCTGATAAAATGCCGGAGGCAAAAGGCGGTATGGGGGAATGGAATAAGTTCCTATCCAAAAACCTAAAATACCCCACCCAGGCCCGTAAAATGGGCATGACCGGAGACATCTACATCGAGTTTGTGGTCAGTAAAGCGGGCGAGGTCTTGCAGCCCACGCTTAAAAAATCTTTGGGCATGGGACTGGACGATGAGATCCTGAGAATTTTCTCCCTTGAAAGCATGCCAAAATGGAATCCAGGCATCATCGATGGAAAACCCGTCAACACCTTAATGGTGCTCCCCATCCGGTTTAAACTCAAGGGTGAAGTGGCCAAATCCTCCACGTTCTTTTCCCCTCCCTCCTACGCTTCCGATAAGGAGGTGTTTGATGTTGTCGAAAATATGCCCTCTCCACAAGGTGGCATGGAAGGCTGGACGGATTATGTGTCCAAAAATTTGATCTATCCCAAAACCGCTCAGGAAAAAGGCGTGGAAGGAACCGTTTATGTCAGCTTTATTGTAGATGAGGATGGCAGCCTTCAAAACCCTAAAATCCTAAGAGGGATCGGCAGCGGAGCGGATGAAGAAGCCATGAGGTTAGTGGCAAACGCCCCCAAATGGACACCTGGTCAGCAGCGTGGCAAAAACGTACCAGTCGAGATGAAGGTACCCATTAAATTTGAATTGAATACCAAGGCAATTGGCACTCCCCAGCCCAACCAACTCGATGATGTGGTAGTCGTAGGATACAATACCGTAAGTATCAAGAAAGACGACAATGGCCGTCCCCAGAAGCCTGCCATAGATTCATCCGGCAAGTTCGATGAAATAGGAGAAGATCCGCTATACGTAATTAACGGCGAAGAATATCCAAAGGAAGATATCAGTAAGGTTTCCCCTGAGGACATTAAATCCATCAATGTCCTGAAAGGAGCATCAGCCATTGAAAAATATGAAGACAATGGCAAGCATGGCGTTATTGAGATTACTTTGAAAGAGGGGGTGTCACTTCCGAAAAAGCAACCTGCTAGCAGTATCCAAAAAACCAAAAATAGTGAACCAAAATTAACTTTAGGTGCGGACCCTATTTTCATGGTGGATGATGCATTCACTAGAAAATCGGAGCTGAAAAATGCCTATGATCCAGAGGATATAGAATCTATTTCAATCTTAAAAAATGGAGACGCTATTAATCTCTACGGTAAGAACGCTCAAAATGGTGTTGTACTCATTACCACTAAGAACAACCCTTAA
- a CDS encoding phage holin family protein has product MSGNRNSWGNVLVQLVVGGLGVIITGYLLPGVYVEDFWIGIVIAAVISLLNYTIKPILIILTIPITIVTLGLFLLVINALIILFAAEIIPGFVVDGFWWALLFSFILSIINAIFGVSLFDNEK; this is encoded by the coding sequence ATGAGTGGTAATCGCAATAGCTGGGGTAATGTCCTCGTCCAGCTGGTGGTTGGGGGCTTGGGGGTCATTATTACAGGATATCTTTTGCCTGGAGTATATGTGGAAGATTTCTGGATAGGGATAGTCATCGCAGCGGTCATCAGTTTACTGAATTATACCATAAAACCTATCCTAATAATTTTGACCATTCCCATTACAATTGTGACCTTGGGGTTGTTCTTGCTGGTAATTAATGCACTGATTATTTTATTTGCTGCGGAAATTATCCCGGGTTTTGTGGTAGACGGCTTTTGGTGGGCGCTGCTATTCAGTTTTATTTTGTCGATTATCAATGCCATTTTTGGCGTTTCTTTGTTCGATAATGAAAAGTGA